A section of the Alphaproteobacteria bacterium genome encodes:
- a CDS encoding O-antigen ligase family protein, whose protein sequence is MVPTIDAARGRALTVICFVTPVLGVVAPKGLAPFFALMALVALLLLWRAPGPLFPRGVMAFPALVFALLLASWAGFSPVWALQPVDATSGAARLLAMAIGGALLVRLALPAGFAPVTLLGPFAIAGYCLALAFTIFEYQTGGAFYELTHSALMPVWEMDSFLDRAFCILTLGIWPILVALGRRRTAQLGLLGLTAGVVFFAANMATKLAFALGLLVMLAAFWRPGMSGRVLAGIVAATVLLAPVAVELLPSPGTVTGAPGTPESSLTHRLMVWHFASDRISERPVLGWGMDASRHVPGAFAEIRPGANYLPNHPHNGALQVWLELGAVGAVLLAAFLWCAVRGLARATPDGRVPGMLGFLASAFTIAGLSFGLWQGWWLATLVLMAVLALLVLGRRTPGREDGAADDPAAAWR, encoded by the coding sequence ATGGTCCCGACGATCGACGCGGCCCGAGGCCGGGCACTGACGGTCATCTGTTTCGTGACGCCGGTCCTGGGCGTGGTCGCGCCGAAGGGGCTGGCGCCGTTTTTCGCACTCATGGCTCTGGTGGCGCTGCTTCTGCTCTGGCGCGCGCCGGGACCCCTGTTTCCCCGTGGCGTCATGGCTTTTCCGGCGCTCGTCTTCGCCCTCCTGCTCGCGAGCTGGGCCGGCTTCTCGCCCGTCTGGGCGCTCCAGCCCGTGGACGCCACCAGTGGCGCCGCGCGGCTTCTCGCCATGGCGATCGGCGGCGCCCTCCTCGTCCGCCTCGCCCTGCCGGCCGGCTTTGCGCCCGTCACCCTCCTCGGCCCCTTCGCGATCGCCGGATACTGCCTCGCTCTGGCCTTCACCATTTTCGAATACCAGACGGGCGGCGCATTCTACGAGCTCACGCACAGCGCCCTCATGCCGGTTTGGGAAATGGACTCTTTCCTCGACCGTGCCTTCTGCATTCTGACGCTCGGTATCTGGCCGATCCTGGTGGCTCTCGGCCGCCGGCGCACGGCGCAGCTCGGGCTGCTCGGGCTGACGGCGGGCGTGGTGTTTTTCGCCGCCAATATGGCGACGAAGCTCGCCTTCGCTCTCGGCCTCCTCGTCATGCTCGCTGCGTTCTGGCGTCCCGGGATGTCAGGCCGCGTGCTGGCCGGGATCGTGGCGGCGACCGTGCTTCTGGCACCGGTCGCGGTTGAGCTTCTGCCCTCACCCGGCACCGTGACCGGCGCGCCGGGCACGCCCGAATCCTCCCTCACCCATCGTCTTATGGTCTGGCACTTCGCCAGCGACAGAATTTCCGAACGCCCGGTGCTGGGCTGGGGCATGGATGCGAGCCGCCACGTGCCCGGCGCCTTCGCGGAGATCCGGCCGGGCGCGAATTACCTGCCCAACCATCCCCATAACGGGGCGCTTCAGGTCTGGCTGGAGCTCGGCGCGGTGGGCGCCGTTCTGCTCGCAGCCTTCCTCTGGTGCGCGGTGCGGGGCCTTGCCCGCGCCACGCCCGACGGCCGCGTCCCCGGCATGCTCGGGTTTCTCGCCAGCGCGTTCACCATCGCGGGGCTTTCCTTCGGGCTCTGGCAGGGCTGGTGGCTTGCCACTCTGGTGCTGATGGCGGTGCTTGCGCTTCTGGTGCTGGGCCGGCGCACGCCTGGGCGCGAGGACGGCGCCGCGGATGATCCGGCGGCGGCATGGCGGTAG
- the rpe gene encoding ribulose-phosphate 3-epimerase, translating to MQQKLRIAPSILSADFARLGEEIRAVTDAGADYIHVDVMDGHFVPNLTIGPSVVRALRSASDLPFDVHLMISPVDPYVAAFAEAGADIITVHPEAGPHLHRTLQLIREHGRKAGVALNPATPIEMVLPVLGEVDLVLVMSVNPGFGGQAFIPSQIDKIRALRLAIDATGREIDLEVDGGINNETARSAVEAGADVLVAGTATFSGGREAYAGNIRRLRDVA from the coding sequence ATGCAACAAAAACTGCGGATCGCTCCCAGTATCCTGTCGGCTGATTTTGCGCGGCTGGGCGAGGAGATCCGCGCCGTCACCGACGCCGGCGCCGACTATATCCACGTCGATGTCATGGATGGCCACTTCGTCCCCAACCTGACGATCGGACCGAGCGTCGTGCGGGCCCTGCGTTCGGCCAGCGATCTCCCCTTCGACGTGCATCTCATGATCTCGCCGGTCGATCCATATGTCGCCGCCTTTGCAGAGGCGGGGGCCGATATCATCACCGTGCACCCGGAGGCCGGGCCCCACCTGCACCGCACGCTTCAGCTTATTCGCGAACATGGCAGGAAGGCCGGCGTCGCGCTCAACCCCGCGACCCCGATTGAGATGGTGCTGCCGGTCCTCGGCGAGGTCGACCTCGTCCTCGTCATGAGCGTCAATCCGGGTTTTGGCGGACAGGCCTTCATCCCGTCCCAGATCGACAAGATCCGGGCGCTGCGCCTTGCTATCGACGCCACCGGCCGCGAGATCGACCTCGAAGTCGATGGCGGCATCAATAATGAGACGGCGCGGAGCGCTGTCGAGGCCGGCGCCGATGTGCTGGTCGCGGGCACCGCGACCTTCTCTGGTGGCCGCGAGGCCTATGCTGGCAATATCCGGCGCTTGCGTGATGTCGCGTAG
- the purH gene encoding bifunctional phosphoribosylaminoimidazolecarboxamide formyltransferase/IMP cyclohydrolase, which yields MTDKTTTINRALISVSDKTGLVELSRFLIAHQVELLSTGGSARALRAAGLPVTEVSAHTGFPEIMDGRVKTLHPLIHGGILGRRDVPGHVDAMAAHGITPIDLVVVNLYPFEATVDSGADFDACVENIDIGGPALIRAAAKNHGDVTIVVDPADYEAVRSEMTANQGATTAGLRRRLARKAYARTAAYDAAISGWLAGELGEAWPERLTVTGERAEILRYGENPHQSAAFYRAIEPGHAPRPGVATARQLQGKALSYNNLNDTDAAFELVAEFEAPTVAIIKHANPSGVASADTLAAAYARALACDPVSAFGGIIAVNRALDGETAEKISTLFAEVVIAPEISAEAAEILAAKKNLRVLETGALPDPAAGGMTVRTLAGGFLVQGRDNGRVTAGDLKVVTRRAPDAHEMADLLMAFRIAKHVKSNAIVYVRDGASVGIGAGQMSRVDSSRIAARKAEDAAREAGLATPLTRGSVVASDAFFPFPDGLLAAAEAGATAVIQPGGSVRDNEVIAAADEAGLAMVFTGMRHFRH from the coding sequence GTGACCGACAAAACCACCACCATCAACCGCGCCCTGATCTCCGTTTCCGACAAGACCGGTCTTGTCGAGCTCAGCCGGTTTCTGATCGCGCATCAGGTCGAGCTTCTTTCCACCGGCGGCTCGGCGCGGGCGCTGCGCGCGGCGGGCCTGCCGGTGACCGAAGTTTCCGCCCATACGGGTTTCCCCGAAATCATGGACGGGCGCGTGAAGACGCTGCATCCGCTGATCCACGGCGGGATTCTCGGGCGGCGCGATGTGCCGGGCCATGTCGATGCCATGGCCGCACACGGCATCACGCCGATCGATCTCGTGGTGGTCAATCTTTACCCGTTCGAAGCGACGGTGGATTCAGGCGCGGATTTCGATGCGTGCGTCGAGAATATCGATATCGGCGGCCCCGCCCTGATCCGGGCGGCGGCGAAGAATCACGGCGATGTCACCATCGTCGTGGACCCCGCGGATTACGAGGCTGTCAGATCGGAGATGACGGCCAATCAGGGGGCGACGACCGCCGGGCTGCGTCGCCGGCTGGCGCGCAAGGCCTATGCCCGCACCGCCGCCTATGACGCGGCGATTTCGGGCTGGCTGGCGGGCGAGCTGGGCGAGGCCTGGCCCGAACGCCTGACGGTCACCGGCGAGCGGGCCGAAATATTGCGCTATGGCGAAAACCCCCACCAGTCGGCAGCGTTTTACCGCGCGATCGAACCTGGGCACGCGCCGCGCCCCGGCGTTGCCACCGCGCGCCAGCTTCAGGGCAAGGCGCTCAGCTACAACAATCTGAACGACACCGATGCCGCCTTCGAACTGGTGGCGGAATTCGAAGCCCCTACCGTTGCCATCATCAAGCATGCCAACCCGTCCGGCGTCGCCAGCGCCGACACGCTCGCCGCCGCCTATGCGCGCGCGCTTGCCTGCGATCCGGTCAGCGCGTTTGGCGGGATCATCGCGGTTAACCGCGCCCTCGATGGCGAGACAGCCGAGAAAATATCCACGCTCTTCGCCGAGGTGGTGATCGCCCCCGAGATCAGTGCCGAGGCGGCCGAAATTCTGGCCGCGAAAAAAAACCTGCGCGTGCTGGAAACCGGCGCCCTTCCGGATCCCGCCGCCGGCGGGATGACGGTGCGCACGCTGGCCGGCGGCTTTCTGGTTCAGGGGCGGGACAATGGCCGGGTGACGGCAGGGGATCTCAAGGTCGTCACCCGACGCGCCCCCGATGCCCACGAGATGGCCGATCTGCTGATGGCGTTCCGGATTGCCAAACACGTCAAGTCGAACGCCATCGTTTATGTCAGGGACGGCGCCAGTGTCGGCATCGGTGCCGGGCAGATGAGCCGCGTGGACTCGTCACGCATCGCGGCCCGCAAGGCTGAGGACGCCGCCCGCGAGGCCGGGCTCGCGACGCCCCTCACCCGGGGTTCCGTGGTGGCTTCGGACGCGTTTTTTCCGTTTCCGGACGGGCTTCTGGCCGCGGCCGAGGCGGGCGCGACGGCGGTCATCCAGCCAGGCGGCTCGGTGCGCGACAATGAGGTGATTGCGGCCGCCGACGAGGCCGGCCTCGCCATGGTCTTTACCGGGATGCGTCACTTCCGCCACTAG
- a CDS encoding NAD-dependent epimerase/dehydratase family protein: protein MARVFVTGATGFIGRHLVPALRGAGHHVTAGLRRPEPDTPPLAADATVLAPFDSGSDWSRILSGMEAVVHLAGRAHDIHDIHDIHDVRGEPAEAALRAANVGAVAELAGAAGEAGVRRFIHMSTAKVMGEVSATPFRETDTPRPRGAYAQSKYDGETVLARACRPFPGMVVTVLRPPLVYGPGVAANFASLLRLAGSPWPLPLAGLTNRRSLIYVANLADAVRRVIERAPPLGGTFAVTDGPAMTLAEIMAGLRRAAGRPARLFTCPRPVLGLALDLAGRAMGRPGLRTRLLGQFEVDDSAFRQAFDWQPPVDPATAFAHTLCRRGAAIGAGPD, encoded by the coding sequence GTGGCCCGCGTCTTCGTCACCGGCGCCACCGGTTTCATCGGCCGCCACCTCGTGCCGGCGCTGCGTGGTGCCGGCCATCACGTGACGGCGGGACTGCGCCGGCCGGAACCGGACACTCCTCCGCTCGCGGCCGATGCGACAGTCCTCGCGCCCTTCGATAGCGGCAGCGACTGGTCCCGGATCCTGAGCGGCATGGAGGCGGTGGTGCATCTCGCGGGCCGGGCCCATGACATTCACGACATTCATGACATCCATGACGTTCGGGGCGAACCGGCCGAGGCGGCGCTTCGCGCCGCCAATGTCGGCGCCGTTGCCGAGCTCGCCGGCGCGGCCGGCGAGGCGGGCGTGCGGCGGTTTATCCATATGAGTACGGCCAAGGTCATGGGCGAGGTCTCCGCCACCCCCTTTCGCGAAACCGACACGCCGCGGCCCCGGGGCGCCTATGCCCAATCCAAATACGATGGCGAGACGGTGCTCGCCCGGGCGTGCCGGCCGTTCCCCGGGATGGTGGTGACGGTGCTGCGCCCGCCGCTTGTTTACGGGCCGGGCGTCGCGGCCAATTTCGCAAGCCTCCTGCGCCTTGCGGGCTCGCCCTGGCCGCTCCCCCTCGCGGGCCTCACGAACAGGCGCAGCCTGATTTACGTGGCGAACCTGGCGGATGCCGTGCGCCGGGTAATCGAGCGCGCGCCGCCGCTTGGCGGCACGTTCGCCGTCACCGACGGGCCGGCGATGACGTTGGCCGAAATCATGGCCGGCCTGCGCCGGGCCGCCGGCCGGCCGGCCCGGCTTTTCACCTGTCCCCGGCCAGTGCTGGGACTGGCCCTCGATCTGGCCGGTCGGGCGATGGGCCGGCCCGGGCTCAGGACCCGGCTTCTCGGGCAGTTCGAGGTGGATGACAGTGCGTTTCGCCAGGCGTTCGACTGGCAGCCGCCCGTCGATCCGGCCACCGCCTTCGCGCACACGCTCTGCCGCCGGGGCGCCGCGATCGGCGCGGGGCCAGATTGA
- a CDS encoding MFS transporter, whose protein sequence is MAHPREPRKALIAWCLYDWANSAFPTIISTFIFATYFTTAVAPDKTTGTVMWGNTLAVSGVAIAVLAPIMGAISDARGPRKSSLALFTALAVACAALLWFVTPDPSAIWPALILVGLGTLGFELSLVFYNAMLPELAPPGRLGRWSGWGWGLGYLGGLCCLVIALFGLIQADPPPFGLARESAEHIRATTILVALWFALFSLPIFVLVPDRPANGDVPSLPVAVRTGLAQLWRTVRNVREKANANIARYLISRMFYIDGLNTLFSFGGVYAAGTFGMSIDQVILFGIALNVAAGLGAAAFAWVDDWLGSKRTVLLGLGAMIAFGTPLLFVTSTTLFWVFGLALSVFFGPVQAGSRSFMGHLAPPDLRTEMFGLYALSGKVTAFLGPALLAWATGLFDSQRAGMAMVVLLIAAGAIILTTVRAPQAGAASGGSDASR, encoded by the coding sequence TTGGCCCATCCCCGGGAACCCCGAAAAGCGCTCATTGCCTGGTGTCTTTACGATTGGGCCAACTCGGCCTTCCCCACCATCATCTCGACCTTCATTTTCGCGACATATTTCACCACCGCCGTCGCGCCGGACAAGACCACAGGCACGGTGATGTGGGGGAACACGCTGGCCGTCAGCGGCGTGGCGATCGCGGTGCTGGCGCCCATCATGGGCGCGATCAGCGACGCAAGAGGGCCGCGCAAATCCTCCCTCGCCCTCTTCACGGCGCTTGCCGTCGCCTGCGCTGCCCTCTTGTGGTTCGTGACACCCGATCCCTCGGCGATCTGGCCGGCCCTGATCCTGGTCGGCCTCGGCACGCTCGGATTCGAACTTTCGCTCGTTTTCTATAACGCCATGCTGCCCGAACTCGCCCCGCCGGGGCGGCTCGGCCGCTGGTCCGGCTGGGGCTGGGGGCTCGGCTATCTGGGCGGCCTCTGCTGTCTGGTGATCGCCCTTTTCGGCCTCATCCAGGCCGACCCGCCGCCTTTCGGCCTGGCCCGGGAAAGCGCCGAACATATCAGGGCGACGACGATACTGGTGGCGCTCTGGTTTGCGCTGTTCTCGCTGCCGATTTTCGTGCTGGTGCCCGACCGGCCGGCGAACGGCGATGTGCCCTCCCTTCCGGTCGCGGTGCGCACCGGCCTCGCGCAACTCTGGCGGACAGTGCGCAATGTGCGCGAAAAGGCCAACGCCAACATCGCCCGTTACCTGATCTCGCGGATGTTCTATATCGACGGGCTGAATACGCTCTTCTCTTTCGGTGGCGTGTATGCGGCGGGCACGTTCGGCATGTCCATCGATCAGGTCATTCTGTTCGGCATCGCCCTCAACGTGGCCGCCGGGCTCGGCGCCGCGGCCTTCGCCTGGGTCGATGACTGGCTTGGCTCGAAGCGCACCGTGCTGCTGGGTCTCGGCGCGATGATCGCCTTCGGCACGCCGCTTCTCTTCGTCACCTCGACCACGCTGTTCTGGGTGTTCGGCCTGGCACTTTCGGTGTTCTTCGGCCCGGTTCAGGCCGGCAGCCGGTCCTTCATGGGTCATCTCGCGCCGCCTGACCTGCGCACCGAGATGTTCGGCCTCTACGCTCTCTCGGGCAAGGTCACGGCGTTCCTGGGGCCCGCCCTTCTCGCCTGGGCTACGGGGCTGTTCGACAGCCAGCGCGCAGGAATGGCGATGGTGGTGCTGCTGATCGCGGCCGGTGCCATCATCCTGACGACGGTCCGCGCGCCTCAAGCCGGCGCCGCTAGTGGCGGAAGTGACGCATCCCGGTAA
- a CDS encoding nucleoside-diphosphate sugar epimerase/dehydratase: MNKLLTRANLAFLHDIVMAALSFLAALYLRLGDQIWSYAPEVIWQDGLIFVVVTAIVLRASGVYRGIWRYASLNDLMAIGRGVTLSILIFVPILFLLNRGQDFPRSVVVINWFVLIIMLGASRFLYRAYKDRRLDLKLALTDMRRVPVLLIGAGDTAELFIRDLGRDPEASYRIVGILDDKGARVGRDIHGIKVLGTADELEPALARLAAQGEAPERIVIANRAMDGQRIRAILDVAERRNIPLSRLPSLTDFRPGGEEKPEIRPVAIQDLLGRPQAVLHREDMRALIEGKRVLVTGAGGTIGGELVRQIGGFNPAALHMLDHGEYLLYAIDLEIGERLPGLPRHKILADVRDANRVREVFQQIDPQIVFHAAALKHVPIVEENPSEGVLTNVIGTRNVADAAFDHGVEVMVMISTDKAVNPVNVMGASKRLAEAYCQALDRENSPTRFVTVRFGNVLGSTGSVVPLFERQLHAGGPLTVTHPEVKRYFMTVREAVELVLEASTLRYRENINSGKLFVLDMGEPVLIADLARQMIRLAGLREGSDIRIEYVGLRPGEKLSEELFHSDESLMPTPHGAIRLAAPRAGELAQLRAGIARLEEMALAWDDAACRATLAELVPEYGASAQEREQSLASGQGG, from the coding sequence GTGAACAAGCTTCTGACCCGCGCCAACCTTGCCTTCCTGCATGACATTGTCATGGCGGCGCTTTCCTTTTTGGCCGCGCTCTACCTGCGGCTGGGCGACCAGATCTGGAGCTATGCGCCCGAGGTCATCTGGCAGGATGGACTGATTTTCGTGGTGGTCACGGCGATCGTCCTGCGTGCCAGCGGGGTCTATCGCGGTATCTGGCGCTATGCCTCGCTCAACGATCTGATGGCGATCGGGCGCGGTGTGACGCTGTCCATCCTGATTTTCGTCCCGATCCTGTTTCTGCTGAACCGGGGACAGGATTTCCCGCGCTCGGTCGTCGTCATCAACTGGTTTGTCCTGATCATCATGCTGGGCGCCTCGCGCTTTCTTTACCGCGCCTACAAGGACCGGCGCCTTGATCTCAAACTGGCGCTCACCGATATGCGTCGCGTACCGGTGCTGCTGATCGGCGCAGGTGACACGGCCGAACTCTTCATCCGCGATCTCGGCCGCGATCCCGAAGCCAGCTACCGGATCGTCGGCATCCTCGATGACAAGGGCGCGCGGGTGGGGCGCGATATCCACGGGATCAAGGTGCTCGGCACGGCCGACGAACTCGAGCCGGCCCTGGCCAGGCTGGCGGCGCAGGGCGAAGCGCCCGAGCGGATCGTCATCGCCAACCGCGCCATGGACGGTCAGCGCATCCGGGCCATTCTCGACGTTGCCGAGCGCCGCAACATCCCGCTATCGCGCCTGCCGAGCCTGACCGATTTTCGCCCGGGCGGCGAAGAAAAGCCGGAGATTCGCCCCGTGGCCATCCAGGATCTGCTGGGCCGCCCGCAGGCCGTCCTGCATCGCGAGGACATGCGTGCGCTGATCGAGGGCAAGCGCGTGCTGGTCACGGGCGCGGGCGGGACGATCGGGGGCGAACTGGTGCGCCAGATCGGCGGCTTCAATCCGGCGGCCCTCCACATGCTCGATCATGGGGAATATCTGCTTTACGCGATCGATCTGGAGATCGGCGAACGGCTGCCCGGTCTGCCGCGCCATAAAATACTGGCCGATGTGCGCGACGCCAATCGCGTGCGCGAGGTGTTTCAGCAGATTGATCCCCAGATCGTGTTCCATGCTGCCGCCCTCAAGCACGTCCCCATCGTCGAGGAAAATCCCTCGGAAGGTGTTCTGACCAACGTTATCGGCACCCGCAACGTCGCCGATGCGGCGTTCGATCACGGCGTCGAGGTGATGGTGATGATCTCGACCGACAAGGCGGTCAATCCCGTCAACGTGATGGGGGCCAGCAAGCGACTGGCCGAAGCCTATTGCCAGGCACTCGACCGGGAGAACTCACCAACCCGTTTCGTCACCGTGCGCTTTGGCAACGTGCTTGGATCGACCGGCTCCGTCGTGCCGCTGTTCGAGCGCCAGCTTCACGCCGGCGGGCCGCTGACGGTGACCCATCCTGAAGTGAAGCGTTACTTCATGACAGTGAGGGAAGCGGTGGAATTGGTGCTCGAGGCCTCGACCCTGCGCTATCGCGAGAACATCAACAGTGGCAAGCTGTTCGTTCTGGATATGGGGGAACCGGTGCTGATCGCCGATCTGGCGCGGCAGATGATCCGCCTCGCCGGCCTGAGGGAAGGCAGCGACATAAGGATCGAGTATGTGGGTCTCCGTCCGGGCGAAAAGCTTTCGGAAGAGCTTTTCCATTCGGACGAATCCCTCATGCCCACACCCCATGGCGCCATCCGTCTGGCCGCCCCGCGTGCGGGTGAATTGGCGCAACTGCGCGCGGGCATAGCCCGGCTGGAAGAAATGGCGCTCGCCTGGGACGACGCGGCGTGCCGCGCCACACTCGCCGAGCTCGTGCCCGAATACGGCGCGTCCGCGCAGGAACGCGAACAGAGCCTCGCCAGCGGACAAGGCGGTTGA
- a CDS encoding glycosyltransferase family 4 protein translates to MALDVTGTDPGGLGTSAWFALLTVSALLAAWALTWLTQWIAERRAILDAPNHRSSHMRPTPKGGGLAITAVLLTSWAGLTLWPAAALEVAAFDPRPVIALAALLAAMSWLDDLRGLSPLFRFPVQIAIAALGLSSFPESALVFQGWLPPLADRVLTVIVWVWFLNLYNFMDGIDGITGIESLVITGGLCLLALLGAAPAALGWLALFAAAAVAGFLPWNWAPARIFAGDVGSVTLGFVLGWLLLWLAASGQWAAALILPLYYLVDSGTTLLARLARREKIWEAHREHAYQKAVRRGLGHDGVSLRVLLAGFALVCFAVVAAAGAPWVSVFCALLVVGALMANLLKGRDMPPARAA, encoded by the coding sequence ATGGCCTTGGACGTGACCGGAACCGACCCTGGCGGCCTTGGAACGTCCGCATGGTTCGCCCTGCTGACCGTGTCGGCTTTGCTGGCGGCCTGGGCGCTGACCTGGCTGACCCAGTGGATCGCGGAACGGCGCGCCATTCTGGATGCGCCCAATCATCGCTCGAGCCATATGCGCCCCACACCCAAGGGCGGGGGCCTCGCCATCACAGCGGTGCTGCTCACGAGCTGGGCGGGGCTGACCTTGTGGCCGGCGGCGGCGCTTGAGGTCGCGGCCTTCGATCCGCGCCCGGTGATCGCGCTCGCCGCCCTGCTCGCCGCCATGTCCTGGCTCGACGATCTGCGCGGCCTCAGCCCGCTTTTCCGCTTTCCCGTGCAGATCGCGATTGCCGCGCTCGGCCTCTCCTCCTTCCCCGAATCGGCGCTCGTCTTTCAGGGCTGGCTGCCGCCGTTGGCCGATCGCGTGCTGACGGTGATCGTCTGGGTCTGGTTTCTGAACCTCTACAACTTCATGGACGGGATCGACGGCATCACCGGCATCGAGAGCCTCGTCATCACGGGCGGGCTCTGTCTGCTGGCGCTGCTGGGCGCCGCCCCGGCAGCGCTGGGCTGGCTGGCGCTGTTCGCCGCCGCGGCAGTCGCCGGATTCCTGCCCTGGAACTGGGCACCCGCGCGCATCTTCGCGGGTGACGTGGGCAGCGTCACCCTTGGTTTCGTCCTGGGCTGGCTGCTCCTGTGGCTCGCGGCCAGTGGCCAGTGGGCGGCGGCGCTGATCCTGCCGCTGTATTATCTGGTCGATTCGGGCACCACATTGCTCGCCCGCCTCGCCCGACGCGAAAAGATCTGGGAAGCCCATCGCGAGCACGCGTATCAGAAGGCCGTGCGCCGGGGCCTTGGCCATGACGGGGTGAGCCTCCGGGTGCTGCTGGCCGGCTTCGCGCTCGTGTGTTTCGCGGTCGTCGCGGCCGCGGGCGCACCCTGGGTTTCCGTTTTCTGCGCCCTGCTCGTCGTGGGAGCCCTCATGGCCAATCTTCTCAAGGGCCGCGACATGCCCCCCGCGCGGGCGGCCTAG
- a CDS encoding heparinase II/III family protein yields MTAPAEPFTGNNDTDHRSPRLSLSDWLKLAQAAPARLTVSRLWRKMMEPAYASPVYGLLLMARPRSIETAPPDPWPGDSERGAAILRGEFTFGGRRFRNASGAWPLAGVAAIDDEAAARLHSFDWLRDLHAVGNDVARKRARALVDDWMERCGSWSALAWRPDVTGLRLANWLAQHDFFCASAPDDFRRRFFHSISRQTRHLTRVLPRGAEGSQLIAALKGLIYVEACLPLDTPRLDRVRRLLTDALEAQVFPDGGHVERSPSQHLNVLRHLIDMRATLVAARETVPEELQSAIDRMSPMLRFYCHGDGGLALFNDSVEEAAWIIDLVLQRAEARGKPFASAPHTGFQRLAFNRTRVLADTGAPPPAGADHYAHAGTLSFEFSVGRERIVVNCGAGPRTPGWRQAARRTAAHSTLSVCDADSSDILPTGAFSRRSRITHLTRNDSEDGAWLEAQQDGFRRNFDLMHTRRLWLDATGWDFRGEDRLEGPDGAPFVVRFHLHPRVRVSLSEGGHVVLLRPPSGAGWRFRAKGADIRIEESVYLGQADRQQRAEQIVLAGTTRPGGAVIKWALQRVTDKN; encoded by the coding sequence ATGACTGCCCCTGCCGAACCTTTTACCGGCAACAACGACACGGACCATCGAAGTCCACGCCTTTCCCTGAGCGACTGGCTGAAACTGGCCCAGGCCGCGCCGGCCCGGCTGACAGTTTCGCGGCTCTGGCGCAAGATGATGGAGCCGGCCTACGCCTCGCCCGTCTACGGCCTCCTGCTGATGGCCCGGCCGCGCAGCATCGAGACCGCGCCGCCCGACCCCTGGCCCGGCGACAGCGAGCGCGGCGCCGCCATCCTGCGGGGCGAATTCACCTTTGGCGGCCGGCGTTTCCGGAACGCGAGCGGTGCCTGGCCTCTCGCCGGCGTGGCGGCCATCGATGACGAAGCCGCCGCCCGGCTGCACAGCTTCGACTGGCTGCGCGACCTGCACGCCGTGGGCAACGATGTTGCGCGCAAACGCGCCCGCGCCCTGGTGGATGACTGGATGGAGCGATGCGGGAGCTGGAGCGCGCTCGCCTGGCGTCCGGACGTCACCGGGCTCCGGCTGGCGAACTGGCTGGCGCAGCATGACTTCTTCTGTGCCAGCGCGCCGGACGATTTTCGCCGTCGCTTTTTTCACAGCATCAGCCGCCAGACGCGGCACCTCACACGGGTGTTGCCGCGCGGGGCCGAAGGCAGCCAGCTCATCGCCGCCCTCAAGGGGCTGATCTATGTGGAGGCCTGCCTGCCGCTTGACACGCCCCGGCTCGACCGCGTGCGGCGCCTTCTGACCGATGCCCTGGAAGCGCAGGTATTTCCCGACGGCGGCCATGTCGAGCGCAGCCCGTCACAGCATCTCAACGTGCTGCGGCATCTCATCGACATGCGCGCCACGCTTGTCGCCGCCCGCGAAACTGTGCCGGAAGAGTTGCAATCGGCGATCGACCGCATGTCGCCCATGCTGCGGTTCTACTGCCATGGTGACGGGGGGCTCGCGCTGTTCAATGACAGCGTCGAGGAGGCGGCCTGGATCATCGATCTCGTGTTGCAGCGGGCCGAGGCGCGAGGCAAGCCCTTTGCCAGCGCGCCTCATACCGGATTTCAGCGTCTCGCCTTCAACCGCACACGCGTGCTGGCCGATACGGGCGCCCCGCCACCGGCGGGGGCCGATCATTACGCCCATGCCGGCACACTGTCCTTCGAATTCAGCGTCGGGCGTGAACGGATCGTTGTGAACTGCGGCGCCGGCCCCCGGACACCCGGCTGGCGTCAGGCGGCGCGGCGCACCGCTGCCCATTCGACCCTTTCGGTGTGCGACGCGGACTCGAGTGACATCCTGCCCACGGGCGCTTTCAGCCGACGCAGCCGGATCACCCATCTGACACGCAACGACAGCGAGGATGGCGCCTGGCTCGAGGCCCAGCAGGACGGCTTCCGGCGCAATTTCGACCTCATGCATACGCGGCGGTTGTGGCTGGACGCGACCGGCTGGGATTTCCGGGGCGAAGACCGCCTCGAAGGCCCCGACGGCGCGCCCTTCGTCGTTCGCTTTCATCTCCATCCTCGCGTGCGGGTCTCCCTTTCCGAGGGCGGCCACGTCGTGCTGTTGCGCCCGCCCTCGGGCGCGGGCTGGCGGTTTCGGGCGAAGGGAGCGGATATCCGGATCGAGGAAAGCGTGTATCTTGGCCAGGCGGACCGCCAGCAGCGTGCCGAGCAGATCGTGCTGGCCGGAACCACGCGGCCGGGCGGCGCCGTGATAAAGTGGGCACTTCAGCGCGTGACGGACAAGAACTGA